A stretch of the Drosophila sulfurigaster albostrigata strain 15112-1811.04 chromosome 2L, ASM2355843v2, whole genome shotgun sequence genome encodes the following:
- the LOC133850839 gene encoding uncharacterized protein LOC133850839 isoform X1: MSTYCRHYEPHTSQNCSAHEENTPPPQQGGVEDLSHVESASALQPSPSDAKAGSNPATHSKLGSCCIFKDYFNEYANMIDTLHIAPRLFILKRAFRSNTPYTLNLSIRNNALFPRLLEFSTDSPTDTCVSIDQHELNRYVQTDKVLNVRINLRCTSSKNINRRRHIFIHSFHPNIIFEVPIIVVSVLTEASICEHMVLPSTVPKNKSYYETIIYNPTKEPISIKYRNSYKGLKLNYLNNYTVQAEDYVKLLITFEPKKLQDYKGFFNIKFGMSPPRLVIFEYTPRSMGVYMNKGYVHFGRSKFNEESSRTIIVCNESPHAVKMKHQFHVELDDQAEANSMSRFSNNMFEEAISMHSILMYDFDDENQAQTIVYNDDAAKHFHLEVPDVIEAFSSHEIALTFRPFYDEEKPFPDDQDPPYFQRTRINFCFTDSYDCMQTHYVLTDGEISGIEIEMFPKTIDFRKIYLGEEHCAYIKVLNVDDVNAKVKYKDCLEPELCGLRMTPAEGFVLEPCNRGVFHLSLFVIAPARFNITLRFKVENGMYYHVSIKGTGQNVQLRTFPQLVEFGTVPFAVPQKRFMLLMNPLAVPITLQVHATEDGEEQPLIFNIRDSSKILPITVRDPIKELQRAHEDILEDVDLTLDARLSSIENDLLSEKSYVVNESEYSSEFEEEVMEPVPAMASRLLKDLKKQKVFDKSETDKRVIQEALQNLLETNYFSIFQKHNNFIFMDWNGIPSDPNEVYCDNEIIYLRPNTGRSITILIIPNRVGYFHRSLTVRICPTMPPGDSESSEDHQKTLIKSEYLCSKLWFEYNCSTPEIEWYNIVNLTELTIYAGEEYNFNMLFSNVSSVGGFLHFDVIPNEMSFRDGTWKFYIGSKSQVIAKCVVVFRIVGHNKLSGLLKIVGDPHPYPFHLYGNVLPTEVRITPMFVHRRVHVYEKNKVHFYIDNFSPTNTKLSMKLKDDRFQSLTVRGGMLAPTGQSMYTTMDSMFTDPDLYHNILYIDLQFDHVMEVPITFLVEGVPFYFDRNMEEGFDAGLLFTDLKEDFYAHKYKYKFKLKVFNRGLLTYRAAISRLKTYNPKVKSSACTNQPLTARFEIIPKLLEMQPNSEAEIEILISSYEEGEFFSDFLWDITEVTHPQRKNVIKNTYKATFVECDVSWDRKQLAFNYKPSQPLKERSHIETADLINYTNLAVDNVELEAQGPFRIKELFEHNFEKQIKVSLNSLERKEILVILNKAALKQLYCRQIEGRINVLAVNKMQKPLLLRLSVQVPEVNILQPELVLFDRGQPFDDCVEIINHGCSSANFKWKRIEVSENFVGDDDPADLVADVLSQILLTLEYNFTCEEESNMTLRYQQCRCQLQKETQTGHLILDIIDEIISEIDLTNRRFIVRMDEVDALLDNSDIYSSSSFVRQTIDEILDHLNIESSQELSLASSEYCFSDRFIYFYEKCGLVPKLQHQSCLLHLPHIRRGHEVKSLFQLDIVGGRSQYFSVTLVNLAQKIKFHKDNIYLNIKPWYESFSSIIRISNVTKYPLQLLVMPMLPESKEKILTDGYAKLMQDEELELEPLGADKIKINGILGLNENFLRSFGVLINNSANSYFRLRGQGVLPILNITTVLPKVEQSSSEILEEYSFMRKIYNYETFKSITEVDGDIMGLRGEEDDQEDSFTIDFSHLSESDEDMSAAQRRHHDYRLFQMVKTYVLVNNNQELPNATVLNQMLVTERYLHRLRINPELYDIHQKVYNKYISLHKTQAYKASNVKHFTVQPLPCEQLAYVLDLGPLTLNTLRRFELRLHFFGPGKLIASARTAVKVPGLYVDFHVENQPDKQFTYWAEKCNAPEFFDKGYRNMWERLLDASKSPRLNHAHSFDFDKLTRHQRVLTDRDRRMIEEYYNSLNPSVYPDQKHHFILAKVFTAYHSNFSGVEIKLVGLFKPESKYYERDQRIVDYIYIDLHMGPTLPILLRGVISA; the protein is encoded by the exons atgtctacGTATTGTCGGCACTACGAACCACATACATCCCAGAATTGCAGCGCACATGAAGAGAATACGCCCCCACCTCAACAGGGGGGAGTGGAAGACCTATCACATGTGGAGTCCGCTTCGGCATTGCAACCATCACCATCCGATGCCAAAGCAGGATCGAATCCAGCCACACATTCCAAGCTGGGTAGTTGCTGCATTTTTAAAGATT ACTTTAACGAATATGCGAATATGATCGACACGCTGCACATTGCACCACGATTGTTTATACTGAAGCGAGCATTCCGAAGTAATACACCTTATACCTTGAACTTATCGATTCGCAATAATGCACTG TTCCCACGACTTCTAGAATTCAGCACGGACAGTCCAACAGACACATGTGTGTCCATTGATCAACACGAACTTAATCGTTATGTACAGACAGACAAAGTTCTTAATGTAAGGATCAACCTGCGGTGTACATCCTCCAAAAATATCAACCGCCGTCGTCACATATTCATCCACAGCTTTCACCCAAACATCATATTCGAAGTGCCCATTATTG tgGTAAGCGTGTTGACAGAAGCCTCAATCTGCGAACATATGGTACTTCCATCGACTGTGCCCAAGAATAAGAGCTATTATGAAACTATCATCTACAATCCTACCAAAGAGCCAATCTCAATAAAGTACAGAAA TAGCTATAAAGGACTCAAGCTTAACTACTTAAATAACTACACAGTGCAGGCAGAGGATTACGTAAAATTGCTTATAACATTTGAACCGAAGAAACTGCAGGATTACAAAGGATTCTTTAACATTAAGTTCGGAATGT CTCCTCCCAGACTTGTGATATTCGAATACACTCCCAGGTCAATGGGTGTATATATGAATAAAGGCTATGTGCATTTTGGGCGCTCCAAATTCAATGAGGAATCTTCACGCACCATAATTGTTTGCAACGAGAGTCCCCATGCAGTCAAAATGAAACATCAATTCCATGTCGAGCTAGATGATCAGGCTGAAGCCAACTCCATGTCGAGATTCTCCAATAATATGTTTGAGGAAGCTATTAGCATGCACAGCATATTGATGTACGACTTCGATGATGAGAATCAGGCCCAAACGATTGTTTATAACGACGACGCTGCCAAACACTTTCATTTAGAAGTGCCTGATGTTATCGAAGCTTTTTCGTCCCACGAGATTGCGCTCACATTTCGACCTTTTTACGATGAAGAAAAACCTTTTCCAGATGACCAGGATCCACCGTACTTTCAGCGCACCAGGATTAACTTTTGCTTCACTGATTCATACGATTGCATGCAGACACACTATGTTCTAACTGATGGCGAAATTAGCGGCATTGAAATCGAAATGTTTCCGAAGACAATTGATTTTCGCAAAATCTACTTGGGAGAGGAGCACTGTGCCTACATCAAAGTCTTGAACGTAGATG ACGTGAATGCCAAAGTTAAGTACAAGGATTGTCTGGAGCCCGAGCTTTGTGGATTGCGAATGACGCCCGCTGAAGGATTCGTTTTGGAGCCCTGTAATCGTGGCGTGTTCCATTTGTCGCTTTTTGTCATTGCGCCCGCCCGTTTCAACATTACACTGCGCTTCAAGGTGGAGAACGGCATGTATTACCATGTGTCGATCAA AGGCACTGGACAAAATGTGCAGCTGCGCACTTTTCCGCAACTTGTTGAGTTTGGAACTGTACCGTTTGCAGTGCCCCAGAAGCGTTTTATGCTTCTCATGAACCCGCTGGCTGTTCCCATTACCCTTCAAGTTCATGCCACTGAGGATGGCGAGGAGCAGCccttaatatttaatattcgtGACTCGAGCAAAATTCTGCCTATTACTGTGCGAGATCCCATCAAGGAACTGCAGCGAGCTCATGAGGACATCCTCGAGGATGTTGACTTGACGCTTGATGCTCGCTTGTCGtcaattgaaaatgatttattatcaGAAAAATCTTACGTCGTCAATGAGTCGGAATATAGCTCGGAATTTGAAGAGGAAGTTATGg AGCCTGTCCCGGCCATGGCCAGTCGTCTGCTGAAGGACCTCAAGAAGCAAAAAGTCTTTGACAAATCGGAAACAGACAAACGCGTTATTCAGGAGGCGCTACAGAATCTCTTGGAGACAAACTACTTTAGCATTTtccaaaaacacaacaacttTATCTTCATGGACTGGAATGGCATACCAAGCGATCCCAATGAAGTGTACTGCGACAATGAGATCATATACCTGCGTCCCAACACCGGACGCAGCATAACCATATTGATAATACCCAATCGAGTTGGATATTTCCATCGATCGCTTACTGTGCGTATTTGCCCGACGATGCCGCCTGGGGACTCTGAGTCAAGCGAGGATCACCAGAAGACTCTTATCAAATCGGAATACCTTTGCTCTAAGCTATGGTTCGAGTACAATTGCTCGACACCAGAGATTGAATGGTACAACATTGTTAACCTGACCGAACTGACTATCTATGCTGGAGaggaatacaattttaatatgctATTTTCCAACGTATCGTCAGTAGGAGGCTTCTTGCACTTTGATGTCATT CCAAATGAGATGAGTTTTCGTGATGGCACTTGGAAGTTTTACATTGGCTCCAAGTCGCAGGTGATCGCCAAATGTGTTGTCGTCTTTCGTATTGTTGGCCACAATAAACTGTCgggtttattaaaaatagtcGGCGACCCACATCCCTATCCCTTTCATTTGTATGGTAACGTTTTACCAACGGAAGTGCGCATCACGCCCATGTTTGTGCATCGGCGAGTTCATGTCTACGAGAAAAATAAGGTGCACTTTTACATTGACAATTTCTCACCGACAAACACGAAGCTGTCAATGAAGCTG AAAGACGATCGGTTTCAATCGCTGACAGTGCGAGGAGGAATGCTAGCGCCTACTGGACAGAGCATGTACACAACAATGGACTCGATGTTTACTGATCCTGATCTGTATCACAATATACTCTACATTGATCTTCAGTTCGATCATGTTATGGAGGTTCCCATCACATTTCTAGTGGAAGGAGTCCCTTTTTACTTTGATCGCAATATGGAAGAAGGCTTTGATGCCGGACTGCTCTTTACCGACCTCAAGGAGGACTTTTATGCacataaatacaagtacaaatTCAAACTGAAAGTATTTAATCGAGGACTGCTCACGTATCGTGCGGCGATATCCCGTTTGAAAACCTATAATCCCAAAGTCAAGTCGTCTGCCTGTACCAATCAACCGCTGACCGCTCGCTTTGAAATTATTCCGAAACTCTTGGAAATGCAACCAAATTCGGAGGCGGAAATTGAGATTTTGATAAGCAGCTATGAGGAAGGAGAATTCTTCAGTGATTTTCTGTGGGACATCACAGAGGTAACACATCCACAGCGTAAGAATGTTATCAAGAACACATACAAAGCAACCTTTGTGGAGTGTGATGTTAGTTGGGATCGCAAACAGCTCGCATTCAACTATAAACCCAGTCAGCCCTTGAAAGAACGCTCCCACATTGAAACCGCCGATCTAATCAACTACACTAATTTAGCTGTAGACAATGTGGAGCTAGAGGCGCAAGGTCCTTTTCGTATCAAGGAGTTGTTTGAGCACAATTTTGAAAAGCAGATCAAGGTCTCGTTGAATAGTCTGGAACGTAAAGAAATACTGGTGATACTAAATAAGGCGGCCTTGAAACAATTATACTGCAGGCAAATTGAAGGACGCATTAATGTGCTTGCCgtcaacaaaatgcaaaaacctCTGCTCCTACGTCTCTCAGTGCAAGTACCCGAAGTCAACATACTCCAACCGGAATTGGTACTCTTTGATCGAGGACAACCATTCGATGATTGCGTCGAGATCATAAACCATGGTTGCTCCTCAGCTAACTTTAAATGGAAACGCATCGAAGTGAGCGAGAACTTTGTTGGCGACGACGATCCTGCCGATCTGGTTGCCGACGTTCTCTCCCAGATTTTGCTTACGCTCGAGTACAATTTTACCTGTGAGGAAGAGTCGAACATGACATTACGCTACCAACAATGTCGCTGTCAGCTTCAAAAGGAAACACAAACTGGGCATCTTATACTTGATATTATTGACGAAATTATTAGTGAAATCGACCTAACAAATCGGCGATTTATTGTACGCATGGACGAGGTAGATGCTTTGCTCGATAACAGCGATATTTACAGTTCTTCGAGTTTTGTTCGTCAGACAATTGACGAAATACTTGACCATCTAAACATTGAGTCCAGCCAGGAGTTGTCATTGGCATCCTCAGAATATTGTTTCTCCGATCGCTTCATTTACTTCTATGAGAAGTGTGGTCTTGTACCTAAGCTGCAACATCAATCATGTCTGCTTCATTTACCACACATTCGCCGGGGACACGAGGTCAAATCGCTGTTCCAACTGGACATTGTTGGTGGTCGGAGTCAATACTTTTCAGTGACACTGGTTAATTTGGCgcagaaaattaaattccacAAGGACAATATCTACTTAAATATCAAG CCTTGGTACGAAAGTTTCAGCTCCATCATACGTATATCGAATGTGACCAAATATCCTCTACAATTGCTGGTTATGCCAATGCTGCCGGAGAGCAAGGAGAAAATACTTACTGATGGATATGCGAAACTTATGCAGGATGAAGAACTAGAGCTCGAACCTTTAGGTGctgataaaattaaaattaacggCATACTGGGACTCAACGAGAACTTTCTGCGCTCCTTCGGTGTGCTGATCAACAACAGTGCTAACAGCTATTTCCGACTGCGTGGCCAAGGGGTGCTGCCCATTTTGAACATAACGACAGTACTTCCCAAGGTGGAACAAAGCAGTTCTGAAATACTGGAGGAATACTCTTTTATGCGCAAAATTTACAACTACGAAACATTCAAGAGCATCACAGAGGTCGATGGAGATATTATGGGTCTTCGGGGCGAAGAGGACGACCAGGAAGACTCCTTCACTATAGATTTCTCGCATCTATCGGAGAGTGATGAGGATATGTCAGCAGCACAAAGACGTCACCACGATTATCGGTTGTTTCAGATGGTAAAGACCTATGTGCTCGTTAATAACAATCAGGAACTGCCGAATGCCACTGTACTTAATCAGATGCTGGTAACGGAGCGTTACTTGCATCGACTGCGAATCAATCCGGAGCTATACGATATCCATCAAAAGGTGTATAATAAGTACATTAGTCTGCACAAAACCCAAGCCTACAAGGCTTCAAATGTCAAGCATTTCACCGTGCAGCCTTTGCCATGTGAACAACTTGCCTATGTTCTGGACCTGGGGCCCCTCACTCTTAATACGCTAAGGCGATTCGAATTGCGACTGCATTTCTTTGGACCAGGCAAACTAATCGCATCTGCACGCACAGCTGTCAAGGTGCCTGGACTCTACGTTGATTTCCATGTGGAAAATCA ACCTGACAAGCAGTTCACCTACTGGGCGGAGAAGTGCAACGCGCCTGAATTCTTTGACAAGGGTTATCGAAACATGTGGGAACGGCTTCTTGACGCGTCAAAGAGTCCCAGACTGAATCACGCACACTCTTTCGACTTTGATAAGTTGACGAGACATCAGCGCGTCTTGACGGACAGAGATCGTCGCATGATCGAGGAGTATTACAACAGTTTGAATCCCTCGGTTTATCCAGACCAAAAGCACCATTTCATACTTGCAAAAGTATTTACCGCGTATCACTCAAATTTTTCTGgcgttgaaattaaattagttggACTATTTAAGCCGGAGTCAAAGTACTACGAACGCGATCAGCGTATAGTCGACTACATTTACATTGAT CTACACATGGGACCCACGCTGCCCATTCTTCTGCGAGGCGTGATCTCAGCGTga